The proteins below are encoded in one region of Brachyspira hampsonii:
- a CDS encoding 2-isopropylmalate synthase, with protein sequence MRKIKIFDTTLRDGEQSPGCTMNLAEKLEMAAELDKLGVDVIEAGFAICSDDDFNAIREVSKVVENAKLASLARCNKKDIDRAYEALAEAKHPMLHTFIATSDIHLKHKLEMTREQVLETIKESVSYAKTKFEFIEFSAEDASRSDREFLAQAYSAAIENGATTINVPDTVGYTTPVEMADLIKYLKENVKGIDNVDISVHCHDDLGLGTANSLSAVLAGATQVECTINGIGERAGNASLEEIVMGIKTRKDFYNAYTDVNTKRIYKISKLLSTISGMVVAPNKAIVGANAFAHEAGIHQHGVLKERSTYEIMNVEDIGIPQNKMVLGKHSGKHAFKDRIESLGYDIDDKSLEEAFIKFKNLADKKKIVTDSDIEALLIGNNDSKNPIYTLNGFVVNDGNSISSLATVSIMDSQNNVVEGIGKGNGPIDAAFGAIDSITSNKAKLVNYSINAITEGEDALGEVIVRLASNDKTVIGRAVSTDIIEASLRAYVNGLNKL encoded by the coding sequence ATGAGAAAGATTAAGATTTTTGATACTACTTTAAGAGATGGAGAACAATCTCCTGGTTGTACTATGAATTTGGCTGAAAAATTAGAAATGGCAGCTGAATTAGATAAATTAGGCGTTGATGTCATAGAGGCTGGTTTTGCTATATGTTCTGACGATGACTTTAATGCTATAAGAGAAGTAAGCAAGGTTGTAGAAAATGCTAAGCTGGCTAGTTTGGCAAGATGCAATAAAAAAGATATAGACAGAGCTTATGAAGCACTTGCTGAGGCTAAACATCCAATGCTTCATACATTTATAGCTACAAGCGATATACATTTAAAGCATAAATTAGAGATGACCAGAGAGCAGGTATTGGAAACTATAAAAGAATCTGTTTCTTATGCTAAAACTAAATTTGAATTTATAGAGTTTTCTGCTGAAGATGCTTCAAGAAGCGATAGAGAATTCTTAGCTCAGGCTTATTCTGCTGCAATAGAAAATGGTGCTACTACAATCAATGTTCCTGATACTGTAGGATATACTACTCCTGTAGAAATGGCTGATTTAATTAAATATTTAAAAGAGAATGTTAAGGGTATAGATAATGTTGATATATCTGTGCATTGCCATGATGATTTAGGACTTGGTACAGCCAATTCTTTATCTGCAGTTTTAGCTGGAGCTACTCAGGTAGAATGTACTATTAATGGTATAGGCGAAAGAGCTGGTAATGCTAGTTTAGAAGAAATCGTAATGGGTATTAAAACTAGAAAAGATTTTTATAATGCATATACTGATGTTAACACAAAACGCATTTATAAAATTTCAAAATTATTATCTACAATTTCAGGTATGGTAGTTGCTCCGAACAAGGCTATAGTGGGTGCCAATGCTTTTGCTCATGAGGCTGGTATTCATCAGCATGGAGTATTAAAAGAACGTTCTACTTATGAAATTATGAATGTTGAAGATATAGGAATACCTCAGAATAAAATGGTATTAGGAAAGCATTCCGGAAAGCATGCTTTTAAAGACAGAATTGAGTCTTTAGGTTATGATATTGATGATAAGTCTTTAGAGGAAGCATTTATAAAATTCAAAAATCTAGCGGATAAAAAGAAAATAGTTACTGATTCAGATATAGAAGCATTATTAATAGGTAATAATGATTCAAAAAATCCTATTTACACATTAAACGGATTTGTTGTGAACGACGGTAATTCAATATCTTCCTTGGCTACAGTGTCTATTATGGATAGTCAGAATAATGTTGTTGAAGGAATAGGAAAGGGAAACGGACCTATTGATGCGGCTTTCGGTGCTATAGACTCTATTACTTCTAATAAGGCTAAATTGGTTAATTATAGTATTAATGCTATTACAGAGGGTGAAGATGCTTTGGGAGAGGTTATTGTAAGGTTAGCTTCTAATGATAAAACTGTTATTGGGAGAGCGGTAAGTACAGATATTATTGAAGCTAGTTTGAGAGCTTATGTTAATGGCTTAAATAAATTATAA
- the leuC gene encoding 3-isopropylmalate dehydratase large subunit → MTITQKILAAHAGVDKVEAGELIMVKTDLVLGNDITSPVAINEFEKYGFDKVFDKEKIALVMDHFAPNKDIKAAEQCKQCRDFANKYDISNYYDVGDMGVEHALLPEKGLVAPGEVIIGADSHTCTYGAFGAFSTGVGSTDMAAAMATGQVWFKVPSAIKFNLKGKLKPNVSGKDVILHIIGMIGVDGALYKSMEFRGEGVSSLTMDDRACIANMAIEAGAKNGIFEVDNQTIEYLKDIVKRDYTIFKADDDAVYEKEYDIDLASIEPTVACPHLPENTKDAKELKDIKVDQVVIGSCTNGRLSDMATAANILKGKKIAKNVRCIIIPATQKVYKECIKLGYMDIFIDAGCAVSTPTCGPCLGGYMGILAHDEVAVTTTNRNFVGRMGDKTSKVYLASPATAAYSALTGYITEPK, encoded by the coding sequence ATGACTATTACTCAGAAAATTTTAGCGGCACATGCTGGTGTCGATAAAGTTGAAGCAGGCGAGCTTATAATGGTTAAAACTGATTTGGTTTTAGGAAATGATATTACAAGCCCTGTTGCAATTAATGAATTTGAAAAATACGGTTTTGATAAAGTATTTGATAAAGAAAAAATAGCTTTGGTTATGGATCACTTTGCTCCAAACAAAGATATCAAAGCTGCAGAGCAATGCAAACAATGCAGAGATTTTGCAAATAAATACGATATTTCAAATTACTATGATGTAGGAGATATGGGAGTAGAGCATGCACTTTTACCTGAAAAAGGATTAGTTGCACCCGGAGAGGTTATAATAGGTGCTGATTCTCATACTTGTACTTACGGAGCTTTTGGGGCTTTTTCTACAGGTGTTGGAAGCACTGATATGGCTGCTGCTATGGCTACAGGTCAGGTTTGGTTTAAGGTGCCTTCTGCTATTAAATTTAATCTTAAAGGTAAATTAAAACCAAATGTATCTGGTAAAGATGTTATACTTCATATTATAGGTATGATAGGTGTTGACGGGGCTTTATATAAATCCATGGAGTTTAGAGGAGAAGGTGTTTCATCTCTTACTATGGACGATAGAGCTTGTATTGCTAATATGGCTATTGAGGCAGGTGCTAAAAACGGAATATTTGAAGTAGATAATCAAACTATAGAATATTTAAAAGATATAGTAAAAAGAGATTATACTATTTTTAAAGCTGATGATGATGCGGTATATGAAAAAGAATATGATATTGATTTAGCTTCAATAGAGCCTACAGTTGCTTGTCCGCATTTACCTGAAAACACAAAAGATGCTAAAGAATTAAAAGATATAAAAGTTGATCAAGTGGTTATTGGTTCTTGTACTAACGGCAGATTGTCTGATATGGCTACTGCTGCAAACATCTTAAAAGGAAAGAAAATAGCTAAAAATGTAAGATGCATAATTATACCAGCTACTCAGAAAGTTTATAAAGAATGCATCAAATTAGGCTATATGGATATATTTATCGATGCTGGCTGTGCGGTATCTACTCCTACATGCGGACCTTGTTTGGGAGGATATATGGGTATACTTGCTCATGATGAGGTTGCTGTTACTACAACTAATAGAAACTTTGTAGGAAGAATGGGAGATAAAACTTCTAAAGTATATTTAGCTAGTCCTGCCACTGCTGCATACAGTGCTTTGACTGGATATATAACAGAGCCTAAATAA
- a CDS encoding motility associated factor glycosyltransferase family protein, giving the protein MNESRKINLEAINKNIRAYPYDFINILENAKESDITLQVIETKSQKPSAKVIKNGKQILLHSAYDPIKEANTLIKEIENDEDLDLVFIFGIGAGYLINAVKKLNVSIAVIEPDINFFSTLIDNFKLDKILEDNKITFFIGGNDDEDIEKFISITTTKKVKFFVTRSYTSLFAEEAMHYQSKVLSVVDKKIININTISRFDKLWAYNIASNAVEIATHYGVNRFFDKYKNIPAVIVSAGPSLEKNIRKLKDIKNKAIIIAVDTAMKPLSSHGISPHFVITIDPQKKNSKYFRNIHFEDTVLIAESSVDHEAIKSFNGSIYFIDSIFPLAKYFMKPLGKRGDITMGGSVSTAAYDFAVRIGANPIIMVGLDLSFPNHQTHIKGSYHEENFFTEIGKLDSYDSRIYKVLVAGNLREEKNVYGETVFTDSRFDMYRNWYEAQCANNSNIKFYNATEGGVIIKAMENITLQELIDKLDNINIQIDKNDRNVEDKNKILESLKNGLIKIDKDIISLKPYTEEAINLCHTINDELSRHRKVDKLISKLDEADIKILNISKVNEFLGITMQKTIKTITEGFEFKDETMHKSIVSSFKLYEAMKDSINFNHYIIERALIKINKELE; this is encoded by the coding sequence ATGAATGAAAGTAGAAAAATTAATTTAGAAGCAATAAATAAAAATATCAGAGCATATCCTTATGATTTCATTAATATTCTTGAAAATGCTAAAGAATCGGATATAACTTTACAGGTAATAGAAACAAAATCACAAAAACCTTCTGCTAAAGTTATAAAAAATGGAAAGCAGATACTTCTTCATAGTGCTTATGACCCGATAAAAGAAGCTAATACTTTAATAAAAGAAATTGAAAATGATGAAGATTTGGATTTGGTATTTATATTCGGAATTGGGGCTGGATATTTGATTAATGCTGTAAAAAAACTTAATGTTTCTATTGCAGTAATAGAGCCTGATATAAATTTTTTCAGCACTTTGATAGACAATTTTAAATTAGACAAAATACTTGAAGACAATAAAATAACTTTTTTTATAGGCGGAAATGATGATGAGGATATAGAGAAGTTCATATCTATAACTACAACAAAAAAAGTGAAGTTTTTCGTTACAAGGTCTTATACTTCGCTATTTGCTGAAGAGGCTATGCATTATCAAAGTAAAGTTCTTTCTGTAGTAGATAAAAAAATTATAAATATTAATACTATTTCAAGATTTGATAAACTATGGGCTTATAATATAGCTTCCAATGCTGTTGAAATCGCCACTCATTACGGAGTTAATAGATTTTTTGATAAATACAAAAATATACCTGCTGTTATAGTATCAGCTGGACCTTCGCTTGAAAAAAATATAAGAAAATTAAAAGACATTAAAAATAAAGCGATTATAATAGCAGTTGATACGGCAATGAAGCCTTTATCATCACATGGCATATCTCCGCATTTTGTAATAACTATTGATCCTCAAAAGAAAAACTCAAAATATTTCAGAAATATTCATTTTGAAGATACAGTCTTAATAGCAGAGTCATCAGTCGACCATGAGGCTATAAAATCATTTAATGGTTCAATATATTTTATAGATTCAATATTCCCATTAGCAAAATACTTTATGAAGCCATTAGGAAAAAGAGGCGACATTACTATGGGGGGAAGCGTTTCTACTGCTGCTTATGATTTCGCTGTGAGAATTGGTGCCAATCCTATAATAATGGTTGGACTTGATTTATCTTTTCCTAATCATCAGACTCATATAAAAGGAAGTTATCATGAAGAAAATTTCTTCACTGAAATAGGAAAGCTAGATTCTTATGACAGCAGAATATATAAAGTTCTTGTTGCTGGCAATTTAAGAGAAGAGAAGAATGTTTATGGAGAAACTGTATTTACTGATTCAAGATTTGATATGTATAGAAATTGGTATGAGGCTCAATGTGCAAATAACAGCAATATAAAATTTTATAATGCCACAGAGGGAGGCGTTATAATAAAAGCTATGGAGAATATCACTCTTCAAGAGCTTATTGATAAATTAGATAATATAAATATACAAATAGATAAAAATGATAGAAATGTAGAAGACAAAAATAAAATACTTGAGAGTTTAAAAAATGGTTTAATAAAAATAGATAAAGATATTATATCATTAAAACCATACACTGAAGAGGCTATTAATTTATGCCATACAATAAATGATGAGCTTTCAAGACACAGAAAAGTTGACAAACTTATTTCAAAACTAGATGAAGCTGATATAAAAATACTTAATATCAGCAAAGTTAATGAATTTCTAGGAATTACTATGCAGAAAACTATCAAAACTATAACAGAAGGTTTTGAGTTTAAAGATGAAACTATGCATAAATCTATAGTAAGTTCTTTCAAATTATACGAAGCGATGAAAGACAGCATTAATTTTAACCATTACATAATAGAACGTGCTTTGATAAAGATAAACAAAGAGTTAGAATAA
- the leuB gene encoding 3-isopropylmalate dehydrogenase → MEKNIVVIKGDGVGPEIVDKAIDVLNRIAEKYSHKFNLEYVDMGGCSIDKYGVPLTDENLEKCIKSDSVLLGSVGGPKWDNVAPENRPERGLLKLRKEMKLYANIRPIKILKSLEYASPLKESICKDVIDFVIVRELTGGVYFGEHKFEVVNGVRQATDLMLYKEDEILRIGKVAFELARNLKKPLTSVDKANVLHTSKLWREIMNNLSKEYSDVSYNDMYVDNAAMQITSNPSQFGVIVTENMFGDILSDEASIISGSIGMAPSASLSDGSVGMYEPIHGSAPDIAGKDLANPIGTILSLAMMLKYSFKMEKEAETIEKAVYKAIDEGYRTLDIMPKHNMMTYLYKQVRCSEMGDIIVSNI, encoded by the coding sequence ATGGAAAAAAATATTGTTGTTATTAAGGGCGATGGGGTAGGTCCTGAAATAGTTGACAAGGCTATTGATGTGCTTAATAGAATAGCTGAAAAATATTCGCACAAGTTTAATTTAGAATATGTTGATATGGGAGGATGCTCTATTGATAAATACGGAGTTCCGCTTACTGATGAAAATTTAGAAAAATGTATTAAGTCTGATTCTGTACTTTTAGGTTCTGTAGGAGGTCCTAAATGGGACAATGTTGCTCCGGAAAACAGACCAGAAAGAGGTTTATTAAAACTTCGTAAAGAAATGAAGCTTTATGCCAATATAAGACCTATAAAAATATTAAAATCTTTAGAATATGCTTCTCCTCTTAAAGAAAGTATATGTAAAGATGTTATTGATTTTGTTATTGTAAGAGAGCTTACAGGCGGTGTATATTTTGGTGAGCATAAATTTGAAGTGGTTAATGGTGTAAGGCAGGCAACTGATCTTATGCTTTATAAAGAAGATGAGATATTAAGAATAGGTAAAGTTGCTTTTGAATTGGCTAGGAATCTTAAAAAACCTTTAACTTCTGTAGATAAGGCCAATGTACTTCATACTTCTAAATTATGGCGTGAAATTATGAATAATCTATCTAAAGAATATAGTGATGTCAGCTATAATGACATGTATGTTGATAATGCAGCTATGCAGATAACCTCTAATCCTTCGCAGTTTGGTGTTATAGTTACTGAAAATATGTTTGGAGATATACTTTCTGATGAGGCAAGTATTATAAGCGGTTCTATAGGAATGGCACCTTCTGCAAGTCTTTCTGACGGCTCTGTGGGTATGTATGAACCTATACATGGTTCTGCTCCGGATATTGCAGGCAAAGATTTGGCTAATCCTATAGGTACTATTCTTTCTCTTGCTATGATGCTCAAATATTCTTTTAAAATGGAAAAAGAAGCTGAAACTATAGAAAAGGCTGTTTATAAGGCTATAGATGAAGGGTATAGAACTTTAGATATAATGCCTAAGCATAATATGATGACTTATTTATATAAGCAGGTAAGATGCTCTGAGATGGGTGATATAATAGTATCTAACATATAA
- a CDS encoding B3/B4 domain-containing protein: MKFIIENKVFETLNDMCVAVIIANGIDNKNKINDISIMLKESISNAEKEFENIKIKESEYIQCYRNAFQKLNINPNKFMCSIEALLTRISKKKGMPEINSVVDLVNAVSIKYKLPMGAHDLDSMNNEDFYIRYSVSDDTFLPFGENETEKVDNNELVYAVANDVRTRRWIWRQSEYGKITENSSNIIFPIDAFIGINDDKAVRARDELAELLVKFFNCNIKVGLIDSKNNYIEC; this comes from the coding sequence ATGAAATTCATCATAGAAAATAAAGTATTTGAAACTCTAAATGATATGTGCGTTGCTGTAATAATTGCTAATGGAATTGATAATAAAAATAAAATAAATGATATATCAATTATGCTTAAAGAAAGTATTTCAAATGCTGAAAAAGAATTTGAAAACATAAAGATAAAAGAAAGTGAATATATACAATGTTATAGAAATGCCTTTCAAAAACTAAATATTAATCCTAATAAATTTATGTGTTCTATAGAAGCATTGCTTACAAGAATATCAAAAAAGAAAGGAATGCCGGAAATAAATTCTGTAGTAGACTTAGTTAATGCTGTTTCTATTAAATACAAACTTCCTATGGGGGCACATGATTTGGATTCTATGAATAATGAAGATTTTTATATTAGATATTCTGTAAGTGATGATACATTCCTTCCTTTTGGAGAAAATGAAACAGAAAAAGTTGATAATAATGAATTGGTGTACGCTGTTGCTAATGATGTGAGAACTAGAAGATGGATATGGAGACAAAGTGAATATGGCAAAATTACTGAAAACTCTTCAAATATAATATTTCCTATAGATGCTTTTATTGGTATTAATGATGATAAGGCTGTTAGGGCTAGAGATGAACTTGCTGAATTATTAGTAAAATTTTTTAACTGTAATATAAAAGTGGGATTAATAGACTCTAAAAATAATTATATAGAATGTTAA
- the leuD gene encoding 3-isopropylmalate dehydratase small subunit: protein MKARGFVHKYGNNVDTDVIIPARYLNTANHKELAAHCMEDIDKDFVSKVKKGDIMVGGENFGCGSSREHAPIAIKESGISCVIASSFARIFYRNSINIGLAILECEEASKKIDNGDEVEVDFDSGVITNITKNESYKAEPFPEFIKNIINSNGLLNSIKNKG, encoded by the coding sequence ATGAAAGCTAGAGGTTTCGTTCATAAATATGGAAATAATGTTGATACTGATGTTATTATTCCAGCAAGATATTTAAATACTGCAAATCATAAAGAGTTAGCAGCTCATTGTATGGAAGATATTGATAAAGATTTTGTAAGCAAGGTAAAGAAAGGCGATATAATGGTAGGAGGAGAGAATTTCGGATGCGGTTCATCAAGAGAGCATGCTCCTATTGCCATTAAAGAATCTGGTATATCTTGTGTTATAGCTTCTTCTTTTGCCAGAATATTTTACAGAAACTCTATTAATATAGGGCTTGCAATACTTGAATGCGAAGAGGCAAGCAAAAAAATAGACAATGGAGATGAAGTTGAAGTTGATTTTGACAGCGGCGTTATAACAAATATTACTAAAAATGAAAGCTACAAAGCAGAGCCTTTCCCAGAGTTTATTAAAAATATAATTAACTCCAATGGGCTTTTGAACTCTATAAAGAATAAGGGGTAA
- the pgeF gene encoding peptidoglycan editing factor PgeF, protein MLNVIYPKKNDNNKIYIAVLPKGDYIEAKDITVEYRRKREEDFFQYINLDINKSIFMHQIHQVNIAKIDENNINMYGGREKVVEDTDALITNLKNVPLVIQTADCAPVIIYCNATKSMAAIHSSWKGTRDKIVPKTIELMIKEYNAEPSKMYVYIAPYIALKNYEVGEEVAVHFKNKTIINNRWHFDNGLEIRDQMINLGVLKDNIEISDLNTYDKEFYSYRRDGAQIGRMLTLGVIL, encoded by the coding sequence ATGCTTAATGTTATTTATCCCAAAAAAAATGATAATAATAAAATATATATAGCTGTACTTCCTAAAGGAGACTATATTGAAGCTAAAGATATAACTGTAGAATATAGAAGAAAAAGAGAAGAGGACTTTTTTCAATATATTAATCTTGATATAAATAAATCTATTTTTATGCATCAGATTCATCAAGTAAATATAGCAAAGATAGATGAAAACAATATTAATATGTATGGCGGAAGAGAAAAAGTTGTGGAAGATACTGATGCTTTAATAACAAATCTTAAAAATGTACCTTTAGTTATACAAACTGCAGATTGTGCTCCTGTGATTATATACTGCAATGCAACCAAATCAATGGCAGCAATTCATTCCAGTTGGAAAGGAACAAGAGATAAAATAGTGCCTAAAACTATTGAGCTAATGATAAAAGAATATAATGCTGAGCCTTCAAAAATGTATGTTTATATTGCTCCTTATATAGCTTTAAAAAATTATGAGGTTGGTGAAGAAGTTGCTGTACATTTTAAAAATAAGACTATAATTAATAATAGATGGCATTTTGATAATGGGCTTGAGATAAGAGATCAGATGATTAATTTAGGAGTGTTAAAAGATAATATAGAAATTTCTGATCTAAATACTTATGATAAAGAATTTTACTCTTACAGAAGAGATGGTGCTCAGATTGGAAGAATGCTTACTCTTGGCGTTATACTTTGA
- the rpmE gene encoding 50S ribosomal protein L31, which yields MKKGIHPQYFETDVNCACGANFKIHSVQKSLHVDICHNCHPFFTGKQKILDTAGRVDKFKKRYGLKK from the coding sequence ATGAAAAAAGGTATACATCCACAATATTTTGAAACAGATGTAAACTGTGCCTGCGGTGCCAATTTCAAAATTCACTCCGTACAAAAAAGTTTACACGTAGATATTTGTCATAACTGCCACCCTTTCTTTACAGGAAAACAAAAAATTCTTGATACTGCCGGAAGAGTTGATAAATTTAAAAAACGTTATGGCTTAAAAAAATAA